A portion of the Cryptomeria japonica chromosome 5, Sugi_1.0, whole genome shotgun sequence genome contains these proteins:
- the LOC131034552 gene encoding elongation factor 1-delta, translating to MAVTFANLHTTAGVQQLDEFLLSRSYITGYQASSDDITVFCSLGKAPGSEYINATRWYYHVAALLHPRFSTKGVGVQIGAAVENSSAAPETPPPSSSKAPAEDDDDDDVDLFGEETEEEKKAAEERAASVKTKTKSKESGKSSVLLDVKPWDDETDMQKLEEAVRSVQMEGLFWGASKLVPVGYGIKKLQIMMTIIDDLVSVDGLVEDQLTAEPCNEYIQSCDIVAFNKI from the exons ATGGCCGTCACATTCGCCAACCTGCACACTACAGCAGGAGTGCAACAACTTGATGAATTTCTCCTGAGCCGAAGTTATATTACAGG ATATCAGGCTTCCAGTGATGATATAACAGTATTTTGCTCTCTGGGGAAAGCTCCCGGATCAGAATATATTAATGCCACTCGTTGGTACTACCATGTTGCTGCTCTTCTACATCCAAG GTTTTCTACTAAGGGTGTTGGGGTACAAATTGGGGCTGCGGTTGAGAATTCTTCTGCTGCTCCTGAAACACCACCGCCATCATCATCAAAG GCACCTgctgaggatgatgatgatgacgatgtaGATCTCTTTGGTGAAGAAACTGAGGAGGAAAAGAAGGCGGCAGAAGAAAGGGCTGCATCTGTTAAAACGAAAACTAAGTCAAAAGAAA GTGGGAAATCTTCAGTTCTTTTGGATGTCAAGCCCTGGGATGATGAAACAGACATGCAGAAGCTTGAGGAAGCAGTACGTAGCGTCCAAATGGAGGGCTTGTTCTGGGGAGCTT CAAAGCTTGTACCTGTAGGATATGGCATCAAGAAACTGCAGATCATGATGACCATTATCGATGACCTTGTCTCTGTGGACGGTCTTGTGGAGGATCAGCTCACTGCTGAACCATGTAACGAGTATATCCAAAGTTGTGATATTGTCGCGTTCAACAAAATTT AA